The sequence GGCGCTCGCCAGCGAACAGACCGTCGCGACCGAGCAGGCGATTGCCACGGAGCAGGCGGCCCCGCCCACCACGCCGGACCCCGCCGCGCCACCGGGCCCCGCGCCCGCCGAAGGCCCGCGCCCGCACGGCGACCCGCCCCCCGGGCCCACCCCGCCCCCCACTCCCCTGCCGGAGCGCGAGACCCCCTGAGCCCCGGCAGGGCCGCCCCCGAGTTCCCCCCGCCCCGCCCCCGGCCGCCCCCGCGGCGGCCCCGGACCGGCGCACGTGATTGGAGACAAGGGCCGGTGTCCGTGCCCCCGCCCGGACCCCGCCCGCGCACACCATGCCCACCACCGACAACAGCCTCGACTGGCTCCTCGAAAAACTCCTGGACCACACCCCGGGAACCCGGCACGCCCTCGTCCTCTCCCGCGACGGCCTCAAGCTCTGCTGGACCCCCGACCTCCCCCTCGACCAGGCCGACCAGCTCGCCGCGATCTGTTCCGGCATCCAGGCGCTCGCCCAGGGCGCGTCCGTCGAGTTCGGCGACCGGCGCGGCGGGGTGCGGCACTCGATGACCGCGTACTACGG comes from Streptomyces sp. Tu6071 and encodes:
- a CDS encoding roadblock/LC7 domain-containing protein; the protein is MPTTDNSLDWLLEKLLDHTPGTRHALVLSRDGLKLCWTPDLPLDQADQLAAICSGIQALAQGASVEFGDRRGGVRHSMTAYYGGQLFIVDAGDGAHLAVVAEENADPEYVGQEMSHLVGAIGAHLRAEPRSPAPNAGTP